The Syntrophotalea acetylenivorans genome contains the following window.
TGTCGACAACAGCACCCTAGTCGCAGTCAACGCCGAGATTCGCTACCACCTCATCGAAGAGGTCGGCCAGGAACTGCGTGCGGCCATGCAGGGCATGAAAGCTATCGTCTAAACGACGAATAATTTATATCGCCAACAAAAAGGGGGGCAGACTGCATCAGGCAGTCTGCCCCCCTTTTTTTAGTTTGAAGATGATGGCGTCGCAAAAACGGTGTTGAATGGCTAAGCGAAATAAAAGAGAAGTCACGCGCTCATTTTATCCACTCCGCATTTTGCTCGTGTCGCTACTGTTTTTTTGTATGGATCGGGGCCGTTGATTGACAACGATAATTAATCAAATATACTTAGGCATCGCTAATTGTTTGGAGAGGTTAAATCGACAAGGATTTCGAAAAGTTTAGCAAGGTCAAATCACCTGTAAATACGGAGGCCGTAATGATTTATTACTGTCCACTTGCGTTTTCTAGAGACTGCAACAAGGAGAAATGTTCCTTCCACGGTACGTCTAGTTGTATCGACGGTCAGTTGCGGGTCAGTGTCAGCAACCGAACAAGTGGCCGGGGCGTTCCCTGTCCCCGTGCCCATGGTCCCAATTGCAATGAAAAAGATTGTTCCCTGTGGGGGTCGCCGAGTTGCAATGGGGGAGAAGTTAACATCTATATACAACTCTGATCTGGTTGGCGGGTGCATGGACCATCGATTCCAAACCGGATTGTAATAGAATTGATGTCGAGATTAGGGCATGGCAAGGTCTGAGATGATCATGCTGTTGTAAAGACTCGCTGCATCAATCTTGGTTTTTACAGTAATTCGGGGGTGAAGGTTACCACTTCATCGATGGTGGTGGCGTCAGTGAGCAGCATCACCAGGCGATCGAGACCGAGGGCGATGCCGGCTGCTTCGGGCATGGCGGCTAGCTCGGTAAGGAATTTATCCGGGACAGGATAGGGGGGCTTGCCGGCTGCTCGGCGCTCGGCTTCATCAGCGTCGAACCGTCGGCGTTGTTCTGTGGGATCGGTCAATTCGGAAAAGGCGTTAGCTAACTCAATGCCTGCCACATAGAGTTCAAAACGTTCGGCTACTTGAGGGCGCTCGGGATGGCAACGGGCAAGAGCTGCAAGTTCAGAGGGGTATTCGATAAGAAATGTCGGCCGATCTCGGCCCAGGAGCGGTTCGACCTCCAGGGTTAGCAATTCGTCAAAGCGATTCGTCTCCAGGGCCGTGGCCAGTCCTAAGCTGGCATAGCGATCAAAAGCTTCTGCTACGGTGAGCCGTTCAAAGGGGCCACTCAGGTCAATGGTCTCACCTTGATAGACAATATTATCCTGCGGTGCCAACGCTCGAAGCAGTATCTCGCATTCGTCCATCAAGCGGCGGTAGTCGCAGTCGATGGCATACCATTCGAGCATGGTGAATTCGGGCAGGTGGCGCTTGCCCCGTTCTCCATCCCGCCAGCAGTGGCAGATCTGAAACAGTTTCTCATAGCCCGCTGCCAGCAGCCGTTTCATGCACAGCTCAGGGCTGGTATGCAAGAACCAGTCAGCACTGGTCATTGCATCGATATGGGCTTCAGGGGCGTTGCCCGGTAATCGCTGAGGGGTCTCGACTTCCAGATATTCCCGGGCATTAAAAAAGGCCCGGATCATCTGTACGATCCGGGCCCTTTGTTCCAGCCGCGGACGCTTTCTGGTCAGCGCCCAATTGCCATCCATGATCGACTATTCCTTGACCCGGGTAACGTACTCGCCGGTGCGGGTGTCGATCTGAATCAGGGTGCCTTCCTCAACGAAGGACGGCACTTGCAAGGTATAGCCGCTCTCTACGGTGGCCGGCTTGTTGTTGCCGGCGGCGGTGTCGCCCTTGACCCAGGGTTCGGATTGGGTGACCCGCAGATTGACGAAGTTGGGCAGAGTGATGCCGATGCCGCGCTCGCCGAACATCAGGATCTTGACCTCCATGTTGTCGACCAGGAAGTATTTTTGGTCGCCGAGGGCTTCTTCCGGCAGGGTGGTCTGCTCGTAGGTTTTCTGGTCCATGAAGACATATCCGGACTCATCCTGATAGAGGTACTGCATGTCGGATTCATGCAGAGCCGCAGGCTCAAAGCTTTCGCCAGAGCGGTAGGTGCGGTCGAACAGAGCACCGGTAATCATGTTACGCAGTTTGCATTTATATAGGGCTTGGCCTTTGCCAGGTTTAGAAAAATCGAACTGGGCGATGACGTGCGGTTCGCCGTCGATCATCAGCTTGGTACCTTTACGCAGGTCGGACGTGCTCAGCATGGTAATTGCTCCTCTATCTGTAATTGCCCCGGGGCTCAAAAGTGTCGAGAGTTTTAACATCACATTTAACCATAGGAATAACGTTCTTGTCATGAAAAAAGTCCCTTTTCTACGGCTTGCTCATAACGGCAGGTCATGCTATCAATGAAGCGGGATGAAACGGGGCCGTTTATTAGCATAGGAGCAATCGATGATCGAATTTGTGGTGGATAATAAGAAGTGCACCCGTTGCGGTGAGTGTGTTAAGGATTGCCCTGTCGGTATTATTACCCTTGAAGAAAGCGGCCCGGAACTCATTGCCGACAAAGTTAAACTGTGCCTTAAATGCCAGCATTGCCTGGCTATCTGCCCGACGGCGGCGATCAGCGTATTGGGCAGAAATCCTGCTGACAGTCAGCCTCTGGCAGGGCACCTGCCATCAGCTGAAGAGGTTGAGACACTCATTCGTGGTCGCCGTTCCGTGCGGCGTTTTGCTCCCGAACCGGTTGACAGCGAGACCATCGGTCGGCTGCTGAGGACTGCCGCCCATGCCCCCACCGGCCGGAATAACCTCGGTGTGCAGTTCACGGTGGTCGAAGACCAGGCCACCATGAAACAGTTGCGCGAAGAGACTCTGGCCGGAATCCGCCAGGCGGCGGAGGCCGAACGCCTGCCCAAGGGGCTGGAGTTTTTTGCCGGGATCGTCAAGGCCTGGGATCGCGGTACCGATATTATCTTTCGTGACGCACCTCATTTGTTGATCGTATCGGCACCGAAGGCGGGTCCGACCCCTGCGGCTGATGGTTATATTGCTCTCTGTACTTTCGAGTTGATGGCCAGCAGTCTGGGGCTCGGCACTATGTGGAACGGCTTTGCCACCTGGGCCCTGGTCGATATTGCGCCTCAAGTGGGTGCCAAGCTCGGTATCCCCGAGTCCCATGAACTGGTCTATACCATGTTGTTCGGTGAACCGGCGGTGCAGTACCATCGCACCGTGCAGCGGGACCAGGACGCCAATATCCATCAGTTGGTTTGGTAGAGGGCGGTTGCTTGCATCGACGGGGTCGCCGCTCACCATATCGGTTATACGAAGGAAACAACCATGTCTGCATGCCGTCGCAAAGGCCCTGATCTGTGGAGCCGCTCGCTGCGTTATCTCGCCCTGACCGGCTGGCTCTTGTTGGTCTGCGCCTTTTTTGTCCTGGACTACGCCAAGCCGAAGGTTGAGACGTTCTTTGAACGGGTCTACGATATTCGTCTGCACCAGCAATGGGATATGGATCTGGCCCAGTACATCTTATGGCTGATGGTTCTGGGTCTGGTTCTCAGCATTGTCGGACTGGTTATTAATGCGAAACGGAATCGGCGTCGTACCGATCAATGGCGCCTTTCACTGATTTTTCTCGGGATCATTTCCTTAGCTGGGATGGTTCTCTATTTTGTGAATTTTAGCTGAAGCGGGAACTTGCTTTCTTCTTTAAAGGTAGTCCCCGGCAACTTTTAACACCTCCCCAGAGCTTAATCCCTGGACCCTTTCTTCTGTACAATTTCAAACAGGGTGATTTCCGGAGGCGAGAGGATACGCATGGGAGGCCCCCAGCTGCCGGTGCCGCGGCTGGTGTAGAGCCAACCGCCTTCCGGTAGATCGTAGAGCCCGTTTTGTCGGGGATATTCAAGGGCCGTCAACAGATTGAAAGGGAATATCTGGCCGCGATGGGCGTGTCCAGAAAGCTGCAGGTCGAAGAGACCGGCAGCTTTTTTGTCTATGAGGGGCCGGTGTTTGAGCAGTACGGTGAAATAGCCTTGGCGGTGTCGTTCTAACAGGTGCGCCTCTTGGTTGTTCTGTCCTCCCGTTGGATCGTCCACCCCGACCAGAGTGATAGTCTGGTTCACAGTGACCCCCTTATTACGCAACATGGTAAAGTCACTGCGTTTTAAAAAGTTAAGCGATTGGTCGAGGCCGGCGTAATATTCGTGGTTGCCGGTAACCGCGTATTTTCCCAGGGGCGGGTTGATCTGTTGCCAGAGTTTGCTCAAGGGGGCGAGATGATCCATTTGCGCATCGACGATGTCACCGGTGGCAATCAACAAATCCGGTTGCAACTGTTGCAGCTCGGTCAGCACCGGAGCCAGGGTTTCTCCGCGGTGAAGCAACCCGAGATGCAGATCCGATATCTGGGCAATGCGTAGTCGCTCACGGCCGAGGGGCAGTTTTTCCGAGTAAAGCCGTATCTCTTCGATGCGCAGGTCGTTCGCTTCGTAAACTCCATACAGTCCCGAAACAAGTGTAATCAACAACATCAGCGCGGAACCGGCTGGCCTGTGTAGAGTCAGCAGGGGCAGATCGGGTAACAGCTGTTTTGTCAGCAGGGCCAGCAGATGCCAGCCCGCCATGGCGGCAAACAGGCAGAAGGCGATAAACAGCAGTCCCATCCAACAATAGCCGACCCACGCCAGGCCCCGTGCCGTTGCAACATACCCGCTGTGATCCAGAAGCCGGACTGCCACCGGGGAAACGATCATCAATCCCATCCAACCCCAGACCAGGCTCGGAAGGGCAGGGTGGCTGACCAGCAGGGGATGCATGCCCCAGAAAACCAGGGCGTGCATCAGGCCGTAGATTGTCAGAAAGACCAACACAAACAGGAGCATGGACATCCTTTCTTTGACTGCATGAAGCAATGCCGCCTGTCAGGCTTTGATGCAATAGCCGTTGCGGCTGCTCATGGCGGTGGCCGGTTTACGCTGCTTATTGCGCAGGGGGTAGTTTGGTGCGGCATAGCCGATGGTAACCAGCAGGCCGATTCGGCGCCGGAGGGGGATGTTCAGCAATCGTTTAATTTTTCCCTCGTCAAACCAACCTAGCATGCAGCTGCCGAGTCCGAGTTCTGCGGCCTGGAGGCAGAGCTGCGCAGCTGCGATACCGATGTCGATCAGGGGAAGTTGCCGCCTTTTGATCAGCGTCCCAAGCCGAACCGTCATCGGGGGCGGTTCTATAACCAACACTGCTATCAATGGTGCCTGTACGGCAAACTGGTTAAAGGAAAGAACTTTGCCGAAAGAGGCCTTGGCCACCTCTGTACGCAGAGTCGGTTCGTCAACCAGCAGCAGGGACCAGGGCTGAGCGTTGCAGGCTGAAGGGGCCAGGCGCACCGCCTCGATAAGCCGATCCTGCTTTTCGGATTCTACCGGACGGTCGCTGTAACGGCGAACGCTCTGGCGACGGCTGATAAGCTGGGTAAAGTCCATGACATTCCCTGTGCGGTTTTGATGAATTTTTCTTGGAGAGTTATCCTTACCTTAGCTTATGCCGGCCATAGCGCAACTGGTGAAGGAAACCACAAGGGTAAACATGGTAAAATAGTTGAAAGATTTCTTTTTGTGCAGTCTTCGTGGTCGGCTGGCTTGGGGGAGGTTCATGGGGCGTCTCTACAACTGCCCGGCACCTATCTGCCCCTCAAGCACGATTTCAATCGGTGAGTTTTCGTGTGGCAGCTTCCTGTACAAATGCACAGTTGAAAAATAGGCATTTGGTCGTCCATTTTTACGGAAAGTCACGTGGCGGAACCATTATCAAAGCGCTATAGTTTAATCACGAAACACAAATACCTCCATCTTTTGGCGCGTTGCCTCGGTCTCCTGGACAACGCGCCTATTTTTTTGCGTAGCCATCTTATGAGTTCTCGCAGGAGCATCAACCTTTTCTGCGAATCCCATTGTCGGCCAATTCGATCTGCCGATTCTTGTACAGACCTCCGACAGCCTTTTTGAACAACTTTTTACTCATGCCCAGAAGCTGCTTGATCTCCAGTGGCGAGCTTTTGTCATGCAAAGGCAGAAAACCGTCCTTGTCCAGAGCTTCGAGAATGGTCTGCTGGGCTTCCTTCACTTCCTCAATACCTCCACGGCGTAAAGAAACATCGATCTTCTGATCTTCGCGAAGGCGTTTGATATAACCCTTAAATTGTTCGCCGCGCCGTTGGCCTGGCATCAATTCGTTTTTGTAAAGAAGACCACCGTAGCGATGGTTGATGATCACTTTGGCGCCGAGATCAGTATATTCCCATAGCAGCAGGTCCACTTCCTGGCCTTCGCACAGATCGATCTTTTCTTTTTCTTTTTCCAGACAGTGGTCGATACGCGCAGTGGCGACGGTCCGTCCCTGATCATCGAGATAGACTCTGACGATGTAGTTTCGGCCGACTCGCATCCGCTCCGGTTGCTCGCTATAGGGAACCAACAGGTCCTTTTCCAATCCCCAGTCCAGAAAAGCTCCGTGGCGGGTCACGGCGCTGACCTTGAGCAGAGCGAATTCACCGACTTGAGCCTTGGGTCGTTTTAGAGTCGCAGCGAGATCACCGCTAGTGTTTTGATAGAGAAAGACCTCTAACCGGTCGCCGTCTTTCATCGAAGTATTCACCTCGGTGGCAGGCAGCAAAACACGATGGGGACCAGCCTTTAGCCAGGCTCCGTCTTCGTCGATGTGATGAATCTGCAAAGTGTTGACGCGACCGATGTTAACCATGATGAGCTCCAATGGGTATGGGCGGAAGGAAATGGAAACGCGATGAAAAGCCAGGTGTCTTTTTCAACTAAAGGCTACGGGACCGGACTTATTAGCACAACCGCGGAATCCCTGCAAAGAAAATAGGACCTTTGCGTCAGAAATTGGGAGTGATTCAAATTATTGCAGATGCAGCCATTGCCGTCAAAGAGTCCAAATGGCGAGGGGATGTTTCACTGCAGGCAATGTGAGTACGTCAGTGTCCCATGGTGGCGGGTTGTCTATTGGGCCATATAATATTGTAGTGAAAAAGCTCCGACAGGAATCTGCCGGAGCTTTTTTATGACGGTCCTTGCACAGGGAGCAGTATCAATCAGAGTCAGCTTTTTACATGTGCTGAAAGCTCACCTCGACATCTTCGCGGTGGGCGGCATCGATTTGCCACAGGGTGCGGGCGGCAAAGTTGAACAGCCGGGCGATGATGACGTCGGGGAATTGCTCGATGCGGATGTTGTAGATGGTCACCGCGTCGTTGTAGTACTCGCGGCGGTCAGCGATCATGTCCTCCAGTTCGGAGATTCGCTGACTCAAGCTCTGAAAGGCGGTGTCGGCTTTCAGATCGGGATAGCGCTCCACCACCATGAAAAGTGAACGCAGGGTGTCGGTGAGCATGTTCTGGGCTTGCAGGCTATCTTTGCCGCCACGGGCATTTTGCACCATGGAACGGGCTTTGATCACCGCTTCCAGGGTCTTTTGTTCGTGCTGCATGTAGCCTTCGCAGACCTTGATCAGCTTGGGCAGTTCATCGAAGCGCTGCTTGAGCAGCACATCGATGTTGCTCCAGGCTTTGTCGATATTGTTTTTCAGGCTTACCAGGCCGTTATAGATGGTGACTACATAGATAGTCAGTACTGCCAGTATCAGCAGCAGCACAGCGAGTACGATCAAGCCGATCATGGGTTCCTCCATAAAAGATAGATTGCTATAAGTTTATGCACGTGTATCTCAGGTAGGTCGCAGATACTCTACCAGCATCACTACCGTCCAGACAACCGTCAAAACTGCGCCACCGAAAAGGGGTAAGGTATAGAGGCTGTAACTACGGACAAGATGGGCCTCTGACGCTGTTTCAGCAATGATAAAAGGCAACGAGCGTTGCTGCGGTCGAGTGATAATTACCCGGTCCTGTTGCGGCAAGCTGCGGCCTTTTTCCTGCAGGCTCTGATGCAATAACTGCTCTTCGACCAGACGGCGGGCTTCACTCCATTCCTGCTCGCAGATTTGGCCATCTCCGTTACGATCGTAACGCTTCAGCGCGGCTGGATCTTTTTTCAGTTCCCGCAGGGATTCGATAACCCGCTGCCGCAAGGGAGGGCGCCGTTGAGTATTTTCCTTCGCCTGACCGAGAATATAGAGGCGGGTTCCTTCGGCGATGGTTTCTTCAATCCACTTCTCGTCACGGTCGATATGGCTTGGCTTGTCCATCAGCAGGCTCTGCTGGCCGCCGAAACCCTGCTGGCGGGAACGGGGGCGCACCGTGGCCCGCTGCGGGTCGATGATTACCCGCCCGGTGTCGTCCTCCAGGTAGAAGGGCACGTGGTCGCTTTCCTTGCAGCTGGTCAATTTCCAGCGGTTATTGCGATCTTTGCGGTATTTGCGTAGGCGATAGTAGGCGCAGGGCAGTTGGCTCATGGGTGACACCAGAGCATATTTGCGGCGTGTCT
Protein-coding sequences here:
- a CDS encoding EF-P lysine aminoacylase GenX, which gives rise to MDGNWALTRKRPRLEQRARIVQMIRAFFNAREYLEVETPQRLPGNAPEAHIDAMTSADWFLHTSPELCMKRLLAAGYEKLFQICHCWRDGERGKRHLPEFTMLEWYAIDCDYRRLMDECEILLRALAPQDNIVYQGETIDLSGPFERLTVAEAFDRYASLGLATALETNRFDELLTLEVEPLLGRDRPTFLIEYPSELAALARCHPERPQVAERFELYVAGIELANAFSELTDPTEQRRRFDADEAERRAAGKPPYPVPDKFLTELAAMPEAAGIALGLDRLVMLLTDATTIDEVVTFTPELL
- a CDS encoding metallophosphoesterase; translated protein: MLLFVLVFLTIYGLMHALVFWGMHPLLVSHPALPSLVWGWMGLMIVSPVAVRLLDHSGYVATARGLAWVGYCWMGLLFIAFCLFAAMAGWHLLALLTKQLLPDLPLLTLHRPAGSALMLLITLVSGLYGVYEANDLRIEEIRLYSEKLPLGRERLRIAQISDLHLGLLHRGETLAPVLTELQQLQPDLLIATGDIVDAQMDHLAPLSKLWQQINPPLGKYAVTGNHEYYAGLDQSLNFLKRSDFTMLRNKGVTVNQTITLVGVDDPTGGQNNQEAHLLERHRQGYFTVLLKHRPLIDKKAAGLFDLQLSGHAHRGQIFPFNLLTALEYPRQNGLYDLPEGGWLYTSRGTGSWGPPMRILSPPEITLFEIVQKKGSRD
- a CDS encoding S1 RNA-binding domain-containing protein, producing MVNIGRVNTLQIHHIDEDGAWLKAGPHRVLLPATEVNTSMKDGDRLEVFLYQNTSGDLAATLKRPKAQVGEFALLKVSAVTRHGAFLDWGLEKDLLVPYSEQPERMRVGRNYIVRVYLDDQGRTVATARIDHCLEKEKEKIDLCEGQEVDLLLWEYTDLGAKVIINHRYGGLLYKNELMPGQRRGEQFKGYIKRLREDQKIDVSLRRGGIEEVKEAQQTILEALDKDGFLPLHDKSSPLEIKQLLGMSKKLFKKAVGGLYKNRQIELADNGIRRKG
- a CDS encoding nitroreductase family protein yields the protein MIEFVVDNKKCTRCGECVKDCPVGIITLEESGPELIADKVKLCLKCQHCLAICPTAAISVLGRNPADSQPLAGHLPSAEEVETLIRGRRSVRRFAPEPVDSETIGRLLRTAAHAPTGRNNLGVQFTVVEDQATMKQLREETLAGIRQAAEAERLPKGLEFFAGIVKAWDRGTDIIFRDAPHLLIVSAPKAGPTPAADGYIALCTFELMASSLGLGTMWNGFATWALVDIAPQVGAKLGIPESHELVYTMLFGEPAVQYHRTVQRDQDANIHQLVW
- a CDS encoding nitroreductase family protein produces the protein MDFTQLISRRQSVRRYSDRPVESEKQDRLIEAVRLAPSACNAQPWSLLLVDEPTLRTEVAKASFGKVLSFNQFAVQAPLIAVLVIEPPPMTVRLGTLIKRRQLPLIDIGIAAAQLCLQAAELGLGSCMLGWFDEGKIKRLLNIPLRRRIGLLVTIGYAAPNYPLRNKQRKPATAMSSRNGYCIKA
- a CDS encoding LemA family protein; translation: MIGLIVLAVLLLILAVLTIYVVTIYNGLVSLKNNIDKAWSNIDVLLKQRFDELPKLIKVCEGYMQHEQKTLEAVIKARSMVQNARGGKDSLQAQNMLTDTLRSLFMVVERYPDLKADTAFQSLSQRISELEDMIADRREYYNDAVTIYNIRIEQFPDVIIARLFNFAARTLWQIDAAHREDVEVSFQHM
- the efp gene encoding elongation factor P produces the protein MLSTSDLRKGTKLMIDGEPHVIAQFDFSKPGKGQALYKCKLRNMITGALFDRTYRSGESFEPAALHESDMQYLYQDESGYVFMDQKTYEQTTLPEEALGDQKYFLVDNMEVKILMFGERGIGITLPNFVNLRVTQSEPWVKGDTAAGNNKPATVESGYTLQVPSFVEEGTLIQIDTRTGEYVTRVKE